One genomic window of Desmospora activa DSM 45169 includes the following:
- the mutS gene encoding DNA mismatch repair protein MutS, with amino-acid sequence MAKHTPMIRQYLSIKAEVPDAFLFFRLGDFYEMFFEDAEKAAKELEITLTSRDGGDERIPMCGVPFHSAGVYIARLIEKGYKVAICEQVEDPATAKGVVKREVVRVVTPGTVMEEKMLLERENNFLAAFIRRDQRWALASGDLSTGEFYVTELRGGEDAIIDELAAFQPKEVVMRAGEEFPSPRELRRRLGTLVTTVPAGEMTEPESLGRVLSEQFPGHEDVWSSPYILEAAGLLLSYLRQTQKRSLTHLNRIERYDAQHFMVLDPAARQTLELTASLKDGKRKGSLLGLLDRTATAMGSRLLKKWLDKPLLDVDAIRERQSAVTALLQNPILLEEVRDRLKEVYDLERLSARIAYGSANGRDLQALRRSLEALPSLQQLLLEAGDDSLVRLAQEMDLCQDVRELVERSVAEEPPVSVKEGNLLKEGFNDELDALRTVQREGREWIARLQQREREATGIKSLKVGFNKVFGYYIEVTKANLRHLPEGRYQRKQTLANAERFVTAALKEKERAILEAEERSVELEYQLFSQVRESIAGAIPRMQRLADQVARLDVLHGFAVVSERYRYVRPDILGTPGISVKNGRHPVVEAALEEGMFVANDTAIGGEAGQILLITGPNMAGKSTYMRQVALITLLAQIGCFVPADQAEVGVVDRIFTRIGAADDLVGGRSTFMVEMDETRLALAQATPRSLILLDEVGRGTSTYDGMALAQAIVEYLHERVGAQTLFSTHYHELTRLAEDYPRVVNLHARCVEKDGEVVFLHRMEAGGADKSYGIHVAQLAGMPPQVIARAQVVLESLEARSQTAAAEQLDLFQYAEPQAKVRPEEEEVLHRLQEWDLLSRTPLESVQFLHELQRKLKGTGGE; translated from the coding sequence GTGGCCAAACATACTCCGATGATACGGCAGTATCTATCGATCAAGGCAGAAGTTCCCGATGCCTTTTTATTTTTTCGTCTCGGTGACTTTTATGAAATGTTTTTCGAGGATGCCGAAAAGGCGGCCAAAGAATTGGAGATTACCCTGACCAGCAGGGACGGGGGTGACGAGCGGATCCCGATGTGCGGGGTCCCCTTTCATTCCGCAGGGGTTTATATCGCTCGGCTGATTGAAAAAGGGTATAAAGTGGCGATTTGTGAACAAGTGGAGGACCCCGCTACCGCCAAAGGGGTGGTTAAGCGGGAAGTGGTGCGGGTGGTTACCCCCGGTACGGTGATGGAAGAGAAAATGTTATTGGAACGGGAAAATAATTTCCTGGCCGCTTTTATCCGTCGCGATCAGCGTTGGGCGTTGGCATCCGGGGATTTATCCACGGGCGAGTTTTATGTGACGGAGTTGCGAGGGGGAGAAGATGCGATCATTGATGAATTAGCAGCTTTTCAGCCGAAGGAAGTCGTGATGCGCGCAGGAGAGGAATTTCCTTCTCCCCGTGAGTTGAGACGTCGGCTGGGCACATTGGTCACAACGGTGCCAGCGGGAGAGATGACGGAGCCCGAATCGTTGGGACGAGTGTTGTCAGAACAATTCCCGGGTCATGAGGATGTTTGGTCTTCTCCCTACATATTGGAAGCGGCGGGTTTGTTGCTCTCGTATCTGCGGCAAACGCAGAAGCGGTCGCTTACGCATCTCAACCGGATTGAACGATATGATGCACAACATTTTATGGTATTGGACCCCGCAGCACGGCAGACATTGGAATTGACAGCTTCCTTGAAGGACGGCAAGCGAAAAGGGTCGTTGTTAGGGTTGCTGGATCGTACGGCGACGGCGATGGGCAGCCGTCTCTTAAAAAAATGGCTGGACAAGCCACTGTTAGATGTCGATGCGATCCGAGAACGGCAGAGTGCAGTGACGGCATTGTTGCAGAATCCTATTTTGTTGGAGGAAGTGAGGGACCGCCTCAAAGAGGTATACGATCTAGAGCGACTCTCCGCTCGAATTGCCTACGGTTCCGCTAATGGACGGGATTTGCAGGCGTTGCGCCGCTCGCTGGAAGCGCTACCGTCACTACAGCAGCTATTGCTGGAGGCAGGTGATGACTCCTTGGTTCGCTTGGCGCAGGAGATGGATCTGTGCCAGGATGTAAGGGAGCTGGTTGAGCGGTCGGTGGCGGAGGAGCCGCCGGTGTCGGTAAAAGAAGGGAATCTATTGAAGGAAGGGTTTAATGACGAGCTGGATGCCTTGCGCACCGTGCAACGGGAGGGGCGAGAGTGGATTGCCCGCCTGCAGCAACGGGAACGGGAGGCGACTGGCATCAAGTCGCTTAAAGTGGGTTTCAACAAGGTGTTTGGCTACTATATCGAGGTGACCAAAGCCAATCTTCGCCATCTACCAGAGGGACGGTATCAGCGCAAACAGACCCTTGCCAATGCGGAGCGGTTTGTTACAGCGGCATTAAAGGAGAAGGAACGTGCCATCCTGGAGGCGGAGGAGCGCTCGGTGGAGCTGGAGTACCAGCTGTTTAGCCAAGTTCGTGAAAGCATCGCCGGTGCGATTCCCCGTATGCAGCGTCTGGCTGATCAAGTGGCCCGTTTGGATGTTTTGCATGGGTTTGCGGTGGTGTCTGAGCGTTATCGCTATGTACGTCCCGACATATTGGGAACTCCTGGTATATCCGTCAAAAATGGTCGTCATCCGGTGGTGGAAGCAGCGCTGGAAGAAGGGATGTTTGTCGCCAATGATACGGCAATCGGCGGGGAGGCCGGGCAAATTCTGTTGATCACCGGCCCCAACATGGCGGGTAAAAGCACCTATATGCGCCAGGTTGCCTTAATTACGCTGTTGGCTCAGATCGGCTGTTTTGTTCCCGCTGACCAAGCTGAAGTGGGGGTTGTCGACCGGATTTTTACCCGAATTGGTGCGGCGGACGATCTGGTGGGAGGGCGGAGCACGTTTATGGTGGAGATGGATGAAACCCGTCTTGCCTTGGCTCAAGCGACCCCCCGTAGTTTGATTCTGCTGGATGAGGTAGGGCGGGGAACCTCCACCTATGACGGGATGGCGTTGGCTCAGGCGATTGTGGAGTATCTGCATGAACGAGTCGGGGCACAAACGCTCTTTTCCACGCATTATCACGAGCTGACCCGTTTAGCGGAAGATTATCCCCGTGTCGTCAATCTACATGCCCGCTGTGTGGAGAAGGATGGGGAAGTGGTATTTCTGCACCGGATGGAAGCCGGAGGGGCGGATAAGAGCTATGGCATTCATGTCGCCCAATTGGCGGGAATGCCGCCACAGGTGATTGCACGAGCCCAGGTGGTATTGGAGTCACTGGAAGCCCGTTCACAGACGGCGGCTGCAGAGCAGTTGGATTTGTTTCAGTATGCGGAGCCGCAGGCCAAGGTGAGACCGGAAGAGGAGGAGGTGTTGCACCGTCTGCAGGAATGGGATCTCTTGAGTCGGACACCGTTGGAGTCGGTCCAGTTTCTGCATGAGCTACAGCGTAAGCTAAAGGGGACGGGAGGGGAGTAA
- a CDS encoding putative amidoligase domain-containing protein, producing MKPLLLECGRDDVETRLLGTATTSRNHLASSIHLRWNGDPLYVSSMLGLNHTQQVESAQSSEWKKEIWKLHGLTVAASQATVLRLYVVPVFQTQALLLYRSKTSPVWLSGGGGKPTFQRVSTEDQSREVRKVKAMAIRAFYSLGLDYGVAKIGIQPGNQIVVVDVAPGPRINREMGVQLAEAVQLYIKRLPRLWASLDQVMLGADPEFIMQKSNGTLVMASDYFPRYGSVGCDAIWHGQNRSIKPLVELRPKPNKDPRQLVLRMYKDMMTASRRVNNKQVEWLAGALPHPKYPLGGHIHFSGILLTFQLLRALDLYLALPLMLAEDGNGVQRRPRYGFLGDYRLQFHGGFEYRTLPSWLISPTLTKGSLAAAKLIAARYPHLPLDDWYDRKLQQAYYRGEKKKVRERVKVLWESLRSLKEYAWYEKDLDRFYQMIVSGITWNEKEDIRKRWKLPPYQK from the coding sequence ATGAAACCGCTCCTGCTTGAGTGTGGCCGGGATGATGTGGAAACAAGGCTTTTAGGGACCGCCACAACCTCTCGCAATCACCTGGCTTCCTCCATTCATCTTCGCTGGAATGGAGATCCCCTTTACGTTTCTTCTATGCTGGGGCTCAATCATACACAACAGGTCGAAAGCGCTCAATCTAGTGAGTGGAAAAAAGAGATCTGGAAATTGCATGGACTCACGGTTGCCGCATCCCAGGCGACTGTGTTGCGCTTATATGTGGTTCCGGTCTTTCAGACACAGGCGCTACTCCTATACCGCTCCAAAACCTCCCCTGTCTGGTTATCGGGGGGAGGCGGCAAGCCGACGTTTCAGCGGGTATCAACAGAAGATCAGTCACGGGAAGTGCGCAAGGTAAAAGCGATGGCGATCCGTGCCTTTTATTCTCTGGGCTTGGATTACGGTGTTGCTAAAATCGGTATCCAGCCTGGTAATCAGATCGTGGTGGTGGATGTAGCCCCCGGTCCACGCATCAATCGAGAGATGGGTGTGCAACTGGCGGAGGCGGTTCAACTGTATATAAAGCGCCTCCCCCGGTTATGGGCTTCTCTAGATCAAGTGATGCTGGGGGCCGATCCTGAGTTTATCATGCAGAAGAGTAATGGTACGCTTGTCATGGCATCCGATTATTTTCCACGGTATGGTAGTGTGGGATGTGACGCTATTTGGCATGGACAAAATCGATCGATTAAACCGTTAGTGGAGTTACGTCCCAAGCCTAATAAAGATCCGCGTCAATTGGTGCTTCGCATGTATAAGGACATGATGACGGCATCACGGCGGGTGAACAACAAACAGGTGGAATGGCTGGCCGGAGCATTGCCCCATCCGAAGTATCCTCTGGGTGGCCATATTCATTTTAGCGGAATATTGCTTACTTTTCAGCTGTTGCGGGCCTTAGACCTTTATCTGGCTTTGCCCTTGATGCTGGCTGAGGATGGAAACGGGGTACAACGTCGTCCACGCTACGGTTTTCTCGGTGATTACCGCTTGCAGTTTCATGGTGGGTTTGAATATCGTACCCTTCCCAGTTGGTTGATTTCACCTACTTTAACCAAGGGATCGCTGGCCGCCGCCAAATTGATCGCTGCCCGCTATCCGCATTTGCCCCTTGATGATTGGTATGATCGCAAGTTACAACAAGCTTATTATCGTGGAGAGAAAAAAAAGGTGCGGGAGAGGGTGAAGGTGTTATGGGAGTCGTTACGATCGCTAAAGGAATACGCATGGTATGAGAAAGATTTGGATCGTTTTTACCAGATGATCGTCTCCGGCATTACCTGGAATGAAAAAGAGGATATCCGTAAGCGCTGGAAGCTGCCCCCGTATCAAAAGTGA
- the cotE gene encoding outer spore coat protein CotE, producing the protein MSNTESGMQSRQIITKAVTGKGRKFSQATHSIQPPDNISSILGCWIINHQYEANRVGDTIEVLGSYDINIWYSFNQNTKTEVSNQTVRFVDQVPLSFYDSNARVGTTEVSAVSTQSPNCIEATMAGDGSVLVRVEREYYVEMVGETKVNVLVAPGELDDWDDKGLDSSATEATADFEDLDPDLVIDDLND; encoded by the coding sequence GTGTCCAACACAGAGAGCGGCATGCAAAGCCGGCAAATTATCACCAAAGCGGTTACCGGCAAGGGTCGTAAGTTTTCCCAAGCGACGCACTCCATTCAACCCCCGGACAATATTTCCAGCATCCTGGGCTGCTGGATCATTAACCATCAATATGAAGCCAACCGGGTGGGCGATACGATTGAGGTGTTGGGAAGCTACGATATCAACATCTGGTACTCTTTTAATCAGAACACAAAGACAGAGGTGTCCAATCAGACGGTTCGTTTTGTGGATCAGGTTCCGCTCAGCTTTTATGACAGCAATGCACGGGTTGGTACCACAGAAGTGAGTGCTGTCTCCACCCAATCCCCCAATTGCATCGAGGCTACCATGGCGGGTGATGGATCTGTCCTGGTACGGGTGGAGCGGGAGTATTACGTGGAAATGGTTGGGGAAACCAAGGTAAATGTCCTGGTTGCACCCGGTGAACTGGATGACTGGGATGACAAAGGGCTGGATAGTTCCGCTACAGAGGCGACTGCAGATTTTGAAGATCTGGATCCCGATCTGGTTATCGACGATCTTAACGATTGA
- a CDS encoding YlbF family regulator, which produces MAAIEPGHPVLALAHNLGRRLALTAEIQRFRLAEEQVESSRRVTELIETIKRKQKELVHAKHYEKTAYIRQLEQELEQIHHELDHLPIVREYQQSQVEMNELLQTLQRVVADSVSTRLDVEVGQDPGGGGCGSGGPCGCS; this is translated from the coding sequence ATGGCGGCGATCGAACCCGGCCATCCGGTGCTGGCACTGGCGCATAACTTGGGACGCCGTCTGGCGCTCACTGCGGAGATCCAACGCTTTCGCCTAGCGGAGGAGCAAGTGGAAAGCAGTCGCCGTGTAACGGAATTGATTGAGACGATCAAACGCAAACAAAAAGAGTTGGTGCATGCCAAGCATTACGAGAAAACGGCGTATATCCGGCAGTTGGAACAAGAGTTGGAACAGATTCACCATGAGTTGGACCATTTGCCGATCGTACGGGAGTATCAACAATCGCAAGTGGAAATGAATGAGTTATTACAGACCTTGCAGCGAGTTGTTGCCGATTCCGTCTCCACCCGTTTGGATGTTGAAGTGGGACAGGACCCCGGTGGAGGCGGCTGTGGCAGCGGTGGTCCCTGTGGCTGTAGCTGA
- the miaB gene encoding tRNA (N6-isopentenyl adenosine(37)-C2)-methylthiotransferase MiaB — MDEKMARYFQPPDLKAAKKRGKEEISVLQFDQIPQEMRGIGEGKRYMIKTYGCQMNVHDSETMAGMLELMGYTMTESEEDAAVILINTCAIRENAEDKVFGEIGRLKTLKTEKPELILGVCGCMSQEESVVNRILQKHQQVDLIFGTHNIHRLPHLLREALFSKEMVVEVWSKEGDIVENLPKVREDGLKAWVNIMYGCDKFCTYCIVPYTRGKERSRRPVDVLAEIRELARKGYQEVTLLGQNVNAYGKDFTDHDYTFADLMDDVRQIGIPRVRFTTSHPRDFDDHLIEVLAKRGNLVEHIHLPAQSGNSAILKIMARKYTREHYLELVRKIKKAIPDVVLTTDIIVGFPGETEEQFEETLSLMKEVEYDSAFTFIYSPREGTPAAKMKDDVSMEVKKERLHRLNQLQDEISRKKNEALRGRTVEVLVEGESKKNPEILSGRTRTNKLVNFRGPKHLIGQFVHVRIDEPLTWTLKGEWVDKVDSRQVGS; from the coding sequence ATGGATGAAAAAATGGCTCGCTATTTTCAGCCGCCGGATTTAAAAGCGGCAAAGAAGCGTGGCAAAGAAGAGATCTCTGTTCTTCAGTTTGATCAAATCCCGCAGGAGATGCGGGGTATCGGCGAAGGCAAGCGATATATGATCAAAACGTACGGTTGCCAGATGAATGTTCACGACAGTGAAACGATGGCCGGTATGCTGGAGTTAATGGGATATACGATGACAGAATCGGAAGAAGATGCAGCGGTTATCCTGATCAATACCTGTGCCATCCGGGAAAACGCTGAGGATAAGGTGTTTGGGGAGATTGGTCGCCTCAAGACGCTAAAGACGGAAAAACCGGAGTTAATCCTCGGGGTATGCGGTTGTATGTCCCAGGAAGAATCAGTAGTTAATCGCATTTTGCAAAAACATCAGCAGGTGGATTTAATCTTTGGTACGCACAATATCCACCGTCTGCCACACTTGTTGCGAGAAGCGTTGTTCAGCAAGGAGATGGTGGTGGAAGTCTGGTCCAAAGAGGGCGATATTGTTGAAAATCTGCCCAAAGTGAGGGAAGACGGCTTAAAAGCATGGGTAAACATCATGTATGGGTGTGATAAGTTTTGCACCTATTGCATTGTGCCTTATACTCGCGGAAAAGAGCGCAGTCGCCGACCGGTGGATGTATTGGCCGAGATTCGCGAGCTGGCCCGCAAAGGTTATCAAGAAGTAACCCTGCTCGGCCAGAATGTTAACGCATATGGCAAAGACTTTACCGATCATGACTATACGTTTGCCGATCTGATGGATGATGTGCGCCAAATCGGGATTCCCCGTGTTCGCTTTACTACCAGTCATCCCCGCGATTTTGATGATCACTTGATTGAAGTGCTGGCTAAGCGGGGTAATCTAGTGGAACACATTCATCTTCCGGCACAATCGGGCAACAGCGCTATCCTTAAAATCATGGCTCGTAAATATACCCGTGAACACTATCTGGAATTGGTGCGCAAAATTAAAAAGGCCATCCCCGATGTAGTGTTGACCACGGATATTATCGTCGGGTTCCCTGGGGAGACGGAGGAGCAGTTTGAGGAGACACTCTCGCTGATGAAGGAAGTGGAATATGATTCTGCCTTTACATTTATTTATTCTCCCCGGGAAGGGACACCGGCTGCTAAGATGAAGGACGATGTATCGATGGAAGTGAAGAAGGAGCGTCTGCATCGACTCAATCAACTGCAAGATGAAATCAGCCGCAAGAAAAATGAGGCATTGCGTGGTCGGACGGTGGAAGTATTGGTAGAAGGGGAGAGCAAGAAGAATCCCGAGATTCTATCCGGACGCACCCGTACCAATAAATTGGTCAATTTCCGTGGGCCTAAGCACTTGATCGGTCAATTTGTTCATGTCCGCATCGATGAACCCCTCACCTGGACATTAAAAGGGGAATGGGTGGACAAAGTCGATTCCCGTCAGGTGGGTAGCTAA
- a CDS encoding glycine C-acetyltransferase: MKGFEHLEEEIREWQENGVFRPLTELESDQESTVKIGGRKLIQLSSNNYLGLTTHPRLKEAALEAINVYGAGTGSVRTIAGTFSMHEAFEKKLADFKHTEAALVFQSGFTANVGVLGTILTDEDVVISDALNHASIIDGIRLTKAGRRIYQHADMDDLKKALEETQTARRRLVVTDGVFSMDGDVAPLPDIVELCEQYDAIVMVDDAHASGVMGKNGRGTVDHFGLHGRVHIQVGTLSKAIGVLGGYVAGPQVLRDYLIHRARPFLFSTSHPPAVTAACSEAIDVLLEEPELIDRLWENTRFFKDGLTRLGFNTGKSGTPITPVIVGNDALAMKLSDELIEEGVYAQGIVFPTVPRNQARVRTIVTAAHSKKELEQALEAFGRAGQKLGII; this comes from the coding sequence ATGAAGGGGTTTGAACATTTGGAAGAAGAGATTCGCGAATGGCAAGAAAACGGCGTTTTTCGACCCTTGACCGAGTTGGAATCCGACCAGGAATCGACGGTAAAAATCGGTGGACGGAAATTAATTCAACTTTCCTCCAACAACTATCTGGGCTTAACTACCCATCCCCGTCTAAAAGAAGCTGCACTAGAGGCTATTAACGTTTATGGTGCAGGGACCGGTTCTGTACGTACCATCGCCGGCACTTTTTCTATGCATGAAGCTTTTGAAAAAAAGCTGGCCGATTTTAAGCACACAGAAGCAGCCTTGGTGTTTCAGTCCGGATTTACCGCCAATGTAGGGGTGTTGGGCACGATCTTGACAGATGAGGATGTGGTGATCAGTGACGCCCTCAACCATGCCAGTATCATCGATGGAATTCGGCTGACGAAAGCGGGCCGCCGTATTTATCAACATGCAGATATGGACGATTTGAAGAAAGCGCTGGAAGAGACGCAGACGGCGCGGCGTCGCTTGGTGGTTACCGACGGCGTATTCAGTATGGATGGGGATGTTGCCCCGTTGCCGGATATCGTCGAGCTGTGTGAGCAATATGATGCCATTGTGATGGTGGATGATGCCCATGCCAGTGGTGTGATGGGGAAAAACGGACGCGGTACGGTGGATCACTTTGGCCTTCATGGTCGCGTCCATATCCAAGTCGGGACGCTTTCCAAAGCAATCGGCGTCTTAGGTGGGTATGTCGCCGGTCCTCAGGTTTTGCGAGATTATCTGATTCATCGCGCTCGACCGTTTCTCTTTAGCACTTCTCACCCGCCGGCGGTGACGGCTGCTTGTAGTGAAGCGATTGACGTATTGCTGGAAGAGCCAGAATTAATCGATCGCCTGTGGGAGAATACGCGTTTCTTCAAGGATGGCTTAACCCGGCTCGGCTTTAATACGGGTAAGAGCGGAACCCCGATTACACCGGTGATTGTCGGCAACGACGCCTTGGCGATGAAGTTGTCCGATGAATTGATAGAAGAAGGCGTATATGCCCAAGGAATCGTCTTTCCCACGGTCCCACGGAATCAGGCACGGGTGCGTACGATTGTGACGGCGGCTCACAGTAAGAAAGAGCTGGAACAAGCCCTGGAAGCTTTCGGACGCGCAGGGCAGAAGTTGGGGATTATATAA